One Syntrophorhabdaceae bacterium genomic region harbors:
- the speB gene encoding agmatinase, which translates to MKTVFFSKYIGSNNNEEDSDIVLLGCPLDATSSFRGGTKFGPDSIRKASWTLETYSPYLKIDLDELKFFDAGNLDLPQGNLLYALKAIEEAASELIKVDKRFLILGGEHLLTYPVIKSLIINYPDLKIIHFDAHCDLRDEYEGQSLSHGTVMQRIKKLGLSGLFQIGIRSGTRHEFNESNIIKDPDSLATLIKKSDPVYLSFDMDVFDPSLVSGVTTPEPGGIMFDDFISYAKVLKEFNIIGADIVELSPDYDASFVSSICAAKVAREIIMLLA; encoded by the coding sequence ATGAAGACTGTATTTTTTAGCAAATACATAGGCTCAAACAATAATGAAGAAGATAGTGATATTGTTTTACTTGGATGCCCTCTTGATGCAACCTCATCTTTTCGGGGAGGGACTAAGTTTGGTCCTGACAGCATAAGAAAGGCATCCTGGACCCTTGAGACTTACAGCCCTTATTTAAAAATAGACCTTGATGAACTGAAATTTTTTGATGCAGGCAATCTTGACCTCCCACAAGGTAATCTTTTATATGCATTAAAAGCCATAGAGGAGGCAGCCTCAGAGCTTATAAAAGTTGATAAAAGATTTTTGATACTGGGTGGTGAACACCTCTTGACATACCCTGTCATTAAATCCTTAATAATAAATTATCCTGATTTAAAGATTATCCATTTTGATGCCCATTGTGATCTGAGAGATGAATATGAAGGTCAGAGTCTTTCTCACGGAACCGTAATGCAAAGGATAAAAAAACTGGGTTTATCAGGGCTTTTCCAAATCGGCATAAGGTCCGGGACAAGGCATGAATTTAATGAGTCTAATATAATTAAAGACCCAGACAGCCTTGCCACATTAATAAAAAAAAGCGACCCGGTTTACCTGAGCTTTGATATGGATGTATTTGATCCTTCGCTGGTTTCAGGGGTTACAACACCAGAGCCAGGTGGGATTATGTTTGACGATTTCATAAGTTACGCAAAAGTATTAAAAGAATTTAATATCATAGGGGCCGATATAGTGGAGTTGTCGCCTGATTATGACGCCTCTTTTGTTTCTTCCATATGCGCTGCAAAAGTGGCACGGGAGATAATAATGCTTTTAGCATAA
- a CDS encoding arginine decarboxylase, pyruvoyl-dependent — translation MIIKTPTKFFLVSGSSEGYSLLNAFDGALLASGVGDTNLVKMSSILPPGCVEIDPPPVPLPQGALVPVAYASRNSNIPGDVISAAVAIGIPKDEKSAGLIMEYSANDAEDIVVAQVKKMVEEGMKLRNRPIKEIMAKSATHKVVNIGAVFAGVVLWD, via the coding sequence GTGATCATAAAAACACCCACAAAATTTTTTCTTGTCAGCGGTTCTTCTGAAGGATATTCATTGCTCAATGCCTTTGATGGCGCCCTTTTAGCATCAGGCGTTGGTGATACAAATTTGGTAAAAATGAGTAGTATTCTCCCTCCAGGCTGTGTGGAGATAGATCCGCCACCGGTCCCGCTGCCTCAGGGTGCCCTTGTCCCTGTAGCGTATGCATCACGAAACAGCAATATCCCTGGAGATGTTATATCTGCTGCTGTAGCTATAGGTATACCTAAAGATGAAAAGAGCGCAGGTCTTATTATGGAATACTCTGCCAATGACGCTGAGGATATAGTGGTTGCACAGGTAAAAAAAATGGTAGAAGAGGGCATGAAATTAAGGAACAGACCTATAAAAGAGATAATGGCTAAATCAGCAACCCATAAAGTTGTAAATATCGGAGCTGTTTTTGCCGGTGTAGTCCTTTGGGATTAA
- a CDS encoding saccharopine dehydrogenase family protein has translation MALLKEVGVIAQKNNKRIMIIGAGGVATVAVHKCMQAPEVFGEIIIASRTLSKCEAIKNTIKQRYGRDIITAQVDADNVPELIALIERYKPFLILNLALPYQDLHIMDACLATGVHYIDTANYEPPDEAHFEYSWQWAYHESFKERGIMAILGSGFDPGVTNVFAAYCQKHFFDEIHYLDILDCNAGDHGHPFATNFNPEINIREVTQTVRHWDQGKWIETPPIIDDNSIHFTFDYPVAGKRESYLLYHEELESLVLNIKGIKRARFWMTFSENYLNHLRVLKNVGMTRIDEVDYEGKKIVPIKFLKTLLPEPSSLGTRYKGKTVIGNIMTGVKDGKTITRYIYNVCDHEEAFKETGTQAIAYTTGVPAMIGAKMMLTGEWQGAGVFNIEQLDPDKFMDDLNTYGLPWQVQECEPLPDTF, from the coding sequence ATGGCTTTATTAAAGGAGGTTGGTGTGATTGCCCAAAAGAATAACAAAAGAATTATGATTATAGGTGCCGGTGGAGTTGCCACCGTGGCAGTCCATAAATGCATGCAGGCTCCTGAGGTGTTTGGTGAGATAATAATTGCCAGCAGAACTTTATCAAAATGTGAAGCCATAAAAAACACCATAAAACAGCGATATGGAAGAGATATCATAACTGCCCAGGTGGATGCAGATAATGTCCCGGAACTTATAGCTCTTATAGAAAGATATAAACCCTTTCTTATACTCAATCTTGCCTTGCCATACCAGGACCTTCATATAATGGATGCATGCCTTGCCACTGGTGTCCATTATATAGATACTGCAAACTATGAGCCTCCAGACGAGGCGCATTTCGAATATAGCTGGCAGTGGGCTTACCATGAGAGTTTCAAAGAAAGAGGTATCATGGCCATTCTTGGTTCAGGTTTTGACCCCGGTGTTACAAATGTGTTTGCTGCATATTGCCAGAAACATTTTTTCGATGAGATCCATTATCTTGATATTTTGGATTGCAATGCCGGTGACCATGGCCATCCCTTTGCCACAAACTTCAACCCCGAGATTAATATCAGAGAGGTTACCCAAACTGTAAGGCACTGGGACCAGGGCAAATGGATAGAGACACCTCCCATTATAGATGACAATAGCATCCATTTTACCTTTGACTATCCTGTGGCAGGGAAGAGAGAAAGCTATCTACTCTATCATGAAGAATTAGAGTCTCTTGTCCTTAACATAAAAGGCATCAAAAGGGCAAGATTTTGGATGACCTTTTCAGAAAACTATCTGAACCACCTTAGGGTTCTCAAGAACGTGGGCATGACCAGGATAGATGAAGTAGACTATGAGGGCAAAAAGATTGTTCCTATAAAATTTTTAAAGACACTCCTGCCAGAGCCATCCTCTCTTGGCACAAGATATAAGGGTAAGACCGTCATAGGGAATATTATGACGGGGGTTAAAGATGGCAAGACCATTACTCGATATATATATAATGTCTGTGACCATGAAGAGGCATTTAAAGAGACAGGGACACAGGCAATAGCATATACAACCGGCGTTCCTGCAATGATAGGGGCAAAGATGATGCTTACAGGTGAATGGCAGGGGGCCGGTGTTTTTAATATAGAACAGCTTGACCCTGATAAGTTCATGGATGACCTGAACACTTATGGGCTTCCATGGCAGGTTCAAGAGTGCGAGCCTTTACCAGATACATTTTAG
- the nspC gene encoding carboxynorspermidine decarboxylase yields the protein MMDIFSENIIAEAAIAKDLRIADIYHNLSQEERKKTLEDLDVKSLKLLTHILKKAKKRTFVEHHKRFLKIAQEDLRTPVYVIDEALIEENMRVLRYVKDRTGCKILHALKAYASFSTFDVMREYLDGTCASGLNEAKLGREKFGKEVHTFAAAYREDEFARILTYSDVIIFNSFYQLERYSESVKRAKKGIGIRINPGYGEATADIYNPCAPCSRLGVISDIFKGQYPMFKDRVDGIHFHALCEQNANALRKILGSFEMLYGEFIKGLKWVNFGGGHHITRDDYDIELLIRLINDFKDRHGVQVYLEPGEASVLNSGVLIASVLDIVRNEMEIAIIDASAETHMPDVLLMPYRPFIIGSGKANEKRYTYRIAGPSCLAGDVVGDYSFNRPLRIGDKVVFTDMALYSIVKNTTFNGINLPDIAVLRKTGDLEIVKSFGYNDYVSRLS from the coding sequence ATGATGGATATTTTTAGTGAGAACATTATTGCCGAGGCCGCTATTGCTAAAGATCTGAGGATAGCAGATATATATCATAATCTGTCACAAGAGGAACGAAAAAAGACCCTTGAAGACCTCGATGTAAAATCCCTCAAATTACTAACCCATATTTTAAAGAAGGCAAAAAAGAGAACATTTGTTGAGCATCACAAGAGGTTTTTGAAGATTGCCCAGGAAGACTTAAGAACACCTGTGTATGTTATAGATGAGGCCCTTATTGAAGAAAATATGAGGGTTCTCAGATATGTAAAAGATAGAACAGGCTGTAAGATCCTCCATGCCTTAAAGGCATATGCCTCTTTTTCTACATTTGATGTAATGCGTGAATATCTCGACGGAACATGTGCAAGTGGATTAAATGAGGCTAAACTGGGCAGGGAAAAATTCGGGAAAGAGGTGCATACATTTGCAGCAGCATATAGAGAGGATGAGTTTGCCAGGATACTGACATACTCAGATGTGATTATTTTCAATTCCTTTTACCAACTTGAGAGATACTCTGAATCAGTAAAGAGGGCTAAAAAAGGGATAGGCATAAGGATCAATCCTGGGTATGGAGAAGCAACAGCTGATATTTATAATCCCTGTGCGCCATGTTCAAGGCTTGGTGTGATCAGTGATATATTTAAAGGACAATATCCAATGTTTAAGGATAGAGTAGATGGTATTCATTTTCATGCCCTCTGTGAACAGAATGCCAATGCCCTGAGGAAAATTTTAGGTTCTTTTGAAATGTTATATGGTGAATTTATAAAAGGATTGAAGTGGGTAAATTTTGGAGGTGGTCACCACATAACAAGAGATGACTATGATATAGAATTGCTTATAAGGCTGATAAATGATTTCAAGGATAGACATGGTGTCCAGGTTTACCTTGAGCCTGGAGAGGCAAGTGTTTTAAATTCAGGGGTTTTAATAGCCTCTGTCCTTGATATTGTAAGAAATGAAATGGAAATCGCCATTATAGACGCATCAGCTGAAACGCATATGCCTGATGTTTTGCTTATGCCTTATAGACCATTTATTATAGGGTCTGGAAAGGCAAATGAAAAAAGATATACATACAGGATAGCTGGCCCAAGCTGCCTTGCCGGAGATGTGGTGGGAGATTATTCCTTTAATAGACCACTTAGGATAGGCGACAAGGTTGTTTTTACAGATATGGCACTATACAGCATTGTAAAAAACACTACTTTTAATGGTATAAATCTTCCAGACATAGCAGTTCTTAGAAAAACAGGGGACTTAGAGATTGTAAAGAGTTTTGGCTACAATGATTATGTATCAAGGTTATCTTAG
- a CDS encoding rhomboid family intramembrane serine protease: MIPIKDNLKTRTFPIITACFIFVNILIFLWQRFTLTTSENEFIFKYYGLIPYDFWASLSLNHNLIPYNIMTIFTSMFLHGGILHVGGNMLYMLIFGKSVEDSFGHKRFFLFYFLSGITASIFQLLYDPQSKIPMVGASGAISGILGAYLILFPRAKIVTMLIIIIFIKFVQLPAVLLLTVWFFIQVLYSHTEGVAWYAHIGGFIFGLLTARWFSRKRQAR; the protein is encoded by the coding sequence ATGATACCTATAAAAGACAATTTAAAGACACGCACATTTCCAATTATAACAGCATGCTTTATCTTTGTAAATATTTTAATTTTTTTATGGCAGAGATTTACATTAACAACATCAGAGAATGAATTCATTTTCAAATATTACGGACTAATACCGTATGATTTTTGGGCATCACTTTCCTTGAATCATAATCTAATACCATATAATATAATGACAATTTTTACATCCATGTTTCTACACGGTGGAATTCTTCATGTTGGCGGAAACATGCTATATATGCTGATTTTCGGTAAATCTGTAGAGGACAGCTTTGGTCACAAAAGATTTTTTTTATTTTATTTTCTTTCAGGTATTACAGCGTCTATATTTCAATTGCTATATGATCCCCAGTCCAAGATACCAATGGTAGGGGCAAGCGGGGCTATATCAGGCATTTTAGGGGCTTACCTAATTCTCTTTCCAAGAGCAAAGATCGTTACTATGCTCATCATTATTATTTTTATAAAATTCGTTCAACTCCCTGCTGTTTTATTATTGACTGTCTGGTTTTTTATTCAAGTGCTGTATTCACATACTGAAGGCGTTGCCTGGTATGCACATATAGGCGGCTTTATCTTTGGGCTTCTCACTGCAAGGTGGTTTAGCAGAAAAAGGCAGGCGAGATAA
- the galT gene encoding galactose-1-phosphate uridylyltransferase, with the protein MPELRKDPIIDRWVIISTERGKRPVFFIEEKPPSKEGVCPLCPGNEYMTPPEVFAIRPHGSSPNNHDWSLRVVPNKFPALRIEGRLDKEGVGLYDKMNGIGAHEVIVETPVHAETISDMDIQAIQNIFQAYRERSIDLSRDRRFRYIMIFKNHGSVAGASLDHSHSQLIALPIVPRRVSEEINGSLNYYKYKDRCVFCDMIAQEIDDNVRVVFENELFIALSPFASRFPFEIWVLPKNHESSFTMHSQADSYFFLSQIISVILKKYVKLLNAPPYNYMIHTAAVGESELSHYHWHLEIIPRLTKMAGFEWGTGFYINPTPPEEATVYLKETDI; encoded by the coding sequence ATGCCTGAATTAAGAAAAGACCCTATTATTGACAGATGGGTTATAATCTCCACAGAAAGAGGCAAAAGACCTGTATTTTTTATTGAAGAAAAACCTCCCTCCAAAGAGGGCGTGTGCCCTTTATGCCCAGGGAATGAATATATGACTCCACCAGAGGTCTTTGCCATCAGACCGCATGGTTCTTCTCCCAACAACCATGATTGGAGTTTGAGGGTTGTGCCTAATAAATTTCCTGCCCTAAGGATTGAAGGCAGGCTTGATAAAGAAGGTGTTGGGCTTTACGATAAGATGAACGGTATAGGAGCCCATGAGGTAATTGTTGAGACGCCTGTCCATGCTGAAACCATTTCTGATATGGATATACAGGCAATACAGAATATCTTTCAGGCATACAGAGAAAGGTCCATTGATCTTTCAAGGGATAGACGGTTTAGATATATCATGATATTTAAGAATCATGGATCTGTAGCTGGGGCATCTCTTGATCATTCCCACTCACAGCTTATTGCCCTTCCCATAGTTCCCAGGAGGGTCTCTGAAGAGATCAACGGCAGCCTTAATTATTACAAATACAAAGACAGATGCGTTTTTTGTGACATGATTGCCCAGGAGATAGATGACAATGTAAGGGTTGTGTTTGAAAATGAACTCTTTATAGCACTTTCGCCTTTTGCATCAAGATTTCCTTTTGAGATATGGGTATTACCAAAAAACCATGAATCCTCTTTTACAATGCATAGTCAGGCAGATAGTTATTTTTTCTTATCCCAAATCATCTCTGTTATTTTGAAAAAATATGTGAAACTCCTCAATGCACCACCTTATAACTATATGATCCATACAGCAGCAGTAGGCGAAAGCGAACTTTCACATTACCACTGGCATCTTGAAATTATTCCAAGATTGACAAAGATGGCGGGTTTTGAATGGGGGACAGGTTTTTATATAAATCCAACCCCTCCAGAAGAGGCAACAGTATATCTAAAAGAGACAGATATATAG
- a CDS encoding radical SAM protein has product MKVSRETFSALLINPYIYDFSAYSFWSAPLGLLYVGAILRQNDFHITLIDCLEIVDEKRKEDGRAPFIKEKVNLLPPLKGIKKRLKRYGISEADLIEKLARSQKPDIILITSIMTYWYAGTKETLRAVKTVFPESKVIIGGIYPSLCYEHATAHMAEADLIVRNNEIEKFYHFLEKNLSIELRYKPKIDDFEDLPYPCFDLYGSPYFVPLLTSFGCIYRCAYCATPFMYPRILRRRPEDVIGEVIHWHQIGVKRFVLYDDNFLYDKINHGVPILKGLINMPDKIDIYNPNAMNAALIDYEIAELLMQAGFKEIRIGLETTNPELQKKTGNKVNRESFERAIKCLKKAGFKGDAIGVYVLAGLPLQKWTDVKDTIDYLIGLEVRPHIAEYTPIPHTRLYKEYNNLARYPITKEPLYQNNALFPFSWDGFTEDNLAFLKGYVREKIKLR; this is encoded by the coding sequence ATGAAGGTTTCACGTGAAACTTTTTCGGCACTCCTCATCAATCCCTATATTTATGATTTTTCGGCATATAGCTTCTGGTCAGCACCGTTAGGTCTTCTTTATGTGGGCGCTATTTTAAGACAAAACGATTTTCATATCACCCTTATTGATTGTCTTGAGATAGTGGATGAAAAAAGGAAGGAAGATGGCAGGGCTCCGTTCATAAAAGAAAAGGTTAATCTTCTGCCACCTTTAAAAGGTATTAAAAAAAGATTAAAAAGATATGGCATTTCAGAGGCAGACCTTATAGAAAAACTTGCCCGGAGCCAAAAACCCGATATTATCCTGATTACCTCTATAATGACATACTGGTATGCAGGGACAAAAGAGACTCTTAGGGCAGTAAAGACTGTATTTCCTGAATCAAAAGTCATAATCGGCGGCATTTATCCCTCTTTGTGTTATGAACATGCCACTGCTCATATGGCAGAAGCTGATCTCATAGTTAGAAATAATGAAATAGAAAAATTTTATCATTTTTTAGAAAAAAATCTCTCTATTGAACTCAGATATAAACCAAAGATAGATGATTTTGAGGATCTTCCCTATCCCTGTTTTGACCTCTATGGCTCACCTTATTTTGTCCCTCTGCTTACATCATTCGGCTGTATATATAGATGTGCTTATTGTGCAACCCCGTTTATGTATCCACGCATTTTAAGGAGAAGACCTGAGGATGTCATTGGTGAGGTCATTCACTGGCATCAAATAGGCGTGAAGAGGTTTGTGTTATACGATGATAATTTTCTCTACGATAAAATAAATCATGGAGTGCCCATATTAAAGGGATTAATAAACATGCCCGATAAAATAGACATATATAACCCTAATGCTATGAATGCAGCATTGATTGATTATGAGATAGCTGAACTTCTCATGCAAGCAGGATTTAAAGAGATAAGGATAGGGCTTGAGACCACAAACCCTGAGTTGCAGAAAAAAACCGGTAATAAGGTGAACAGAGAAAGCTTTGAAAGGGCTATCAAGTGCCTAAAAAAAGCAGGCTTTAAAGGAGATGCCATAGGTGTATATGTCCTTGCCGGGCTACCTTTACAAAAATGGACAGATGTCAAGGATACCATAGACTATTTAATTGGCCTTGAAGTAAGACCCCACATTGCCGAATATACGCCTATACCTCATACAAGGCTTTATAAGGAATACAACAATTTAGCTCGATATCCCATAACAAAGGAGCCTCTATATCAAAACAATGCCTTATTTCCTTTTAGCTGGGATGGGTTTACTGAAGATAATCTTGCTTTCTTGAAGGGTTATGTGAGGGAAAAAATAAAACTAAGATAA
- the glgA gene encoding glycogen synthase GlgA, with the protein MKVLIASPEVYPFVKTGGLADVTGALPKALKKLGVDVRVILPKHKGIDEQRFPIRYKNYKISCSISLGYVDGEIVESEYDGVKAYLVEQDDYYNRDYLYSTPDGDYQDNAIRFIFFSKSILEAIKVTGYKPDVLHCNDWETALASVFLKTLYKDDPDLKNIATLFTIHNIGYQGIFWHYDMHLLNIGWEYFSPDYLEFFGNINFLKGGIVFSDIINTVSKKYSQEIQTPEFGYGLDGILRTRKEDLYGIINGIDYEEWNPEKDNLLPARYSSENLKNKFICKKTLLSEFGLPIKDGVPLMATISRLADQKGFDLIASTMEEILASGFQYVILGTGDRRYHELFTELSKKHPESFSIKIAYDNRLAHLIEAGADMFLMPSRYEPCGLNQLYSLRYGTIPIVRAVGGLEDTIIDYTKEPEHGTGFKFYDYTGDAMLDAIKRAITVYRNKAEWDTLIKKCMKEDFSWERSAREYVELYKKAIEKHSSMT; encoded by the coding sequence ATGAAGGTTTTAATCGCATCACCAGAAGTTTATCCTTTTGTAAAAACAGGAGGTCTTGCCGATGTCACAGGGGCCTTGCCAAAGGCTCTGAAAAAACTCGGTGTTGATGTTCGTGTTATTCTTCCAAAACACAAAGGAATAGACGAACAGAGATTCCCTATAAGATATAAAAATTATAAGATTTCGTGTTCTATTTCACTGGGTTATGTGGATGGCGAAATCGTGGAAAGCGAATATGATGGAGTAAAAGCGTATCTTGTTGAACAAGACGATTATTATAATAGGGATTACCTGTATAGCACCCCTGACGGTGACTATCAAGATAATGCCATTAGATTTATATTTTTTTCTAAAAGCATACTTGAGGCCATCAAGGTAACAGGATATAAACCAGATGTCCTACATTGCAATGACTGGGAGACAGCTCTGGCATCTGTCTTTTTGAAGACCTTATATAAAGATGACCCTGACCTAAAAAATATTGCCACTTTATTTACAATACATAATATTGGCTATCAAGGTATATTCTGGCATTATGATATGCATCTCCTCAATATAGGCTGGGAATATTTTTCGCCAGATTATCTTGAGTTTTTTGGCAATATTAATTTTTTAAAGGGTGGCATTGTTTTTTCAGACATAATAAATACCGTAAGCAAGAAATATAGCCAAGAGATCCAGACACCTGAATTTGGTTATGGCCTCGACGGCATCCTTAGAACAAGAAAGGAGGACCTTTACGGAATTATAAACGGTATTGACTATGAAGAGTGGAATCCTGAGAAGGACAATCTTTTGCCCGCAAGATATAGCTCTGAGAACTTAAAAAATAAATTTATATGCAAAAAAACCCTTCTTAGCGAGTTTGGTTTACCTATTAAGGATGGGGTGCCCCTTATGGCAACCATATCAAGGCTTGCTGATCAGAAGGGCTTTGATCTTATTGCCTCCACTATGGAGGAGATATTAGCATCTGGGTTTCAGTATGTTATCCTTGGAACAGGTGACAGAAGATACCATGAACTTTTTACAGAACTTTCAAAAAAACACCCTGAGTCTTTTTCCATAAAGATTGCTTATGATAATAGGCTTGCCCACCTGATTGAGGCAGGGGCAGACATGTTTCTCATGCCTTCAAGGTATGAGCCGTGTGGATTAAACCAGCTTTATAGCCTTAGATATGGGACTATTCCCATTGTGAGGGCTGTAGGAGGCCTTGAGGATACAATAATTGATTATACGAAAGAGCCTGAGCATGGCACAGGATTTAAATTTTATGATTATACCGGCGATGCCATGCTGGATGCGATAAAGAGGGCAATAACAGTTTATAGAAATAAGGCAGAATGGGATACGCTCATTAAAAAATGCATGAAAGAGGATTTTTCATGGGAGAGGTCTGCAAGGGAGTATGTGGAGCTTTACAAAAAGGCCATTGAGAAACATAGCTCTATGACATGA